Genomic segment of Streptomyces alboniger:
ACCGAGGGCTCTCCACCATCGAGGTCGTGATCCTCGCCCCCGTGATGATCCTCTTCATCCTCGTCCTGGTGGCCTTCGGGCAGCTCGTCGACGGCCGAGGGGCCATCGACGGCGCGGCGCGGGACGCGGCACGCGCGGGCTCCATCCAGAAGGAACACGGCACGGCACTGGCGGAGGCGCGCAAGGCCGCGCGGGCGGACCTCGCGGACGTCTGCTCGGGACCGGTCAGCGTCGTGCAGAAGAGCGCCGGGTTCGACGAGGACGTCGACCCCTTCTTCACGGTCGAAGTCAGCTGCCAGGTGCGGGGCCTGGCCATGCTCGGCCTCGATGTGCCGACCACCCTGAAGGCCAGCTTCAGCTCCCCGCTCGACCCCTACCGGAGGTCGGCGTGACGACGATGTCCCCCGCTGTACGCGCTTGGGCCGCAGCCCGCCGCGAAGCACTGGACGACCGCGGCTCGGGCGCGGGCGCGGTCATCGTCTTCGCGCTCGTCTTCCTCGCCCTCGCCGCGTTCGTGATCGACGGCGGTCTCTCCATCTCCCAACGGGAACGCGCCGCGGACATCGCGGAGCAGGCCGCGCGCTATGCCGCGCAGGACCTCGACACCGAGGGCCTCTACGAGGGCGCCAAGGGCGCCCCCATCAACTTCGAGAACTGTGGCGCCCGCGTCCAGGCGTTCGTCCAGGAGGCCGGATTGAGCGGCGCGGACGCGGCAGCGACACACTGCGTCACGGCCAACGCCCAGCAGGTCGAGGTGGAGGTCCGGATGACGTACAGCCCTGTCTTCACCGGCATGTTCTACGGCGGCGACATCACGGTGACGGGGCGGGCGGTCGCGGAGAACGAGGTGGGCTGACATTCGGCAAGCCGCGGAGTGACCCCACTTGCTTGGAC
This window contains:
- a CDS encoding TadE/TadG family type IV pilus assembly protein: MCDATRTPRPWPHRRDDRGLSTIEVVILAPVMILFILVLVAFGQLVDGRGAIDGAARDAARAGSIQKEHGTALAEARKAARADLADVCSGPVSVVQKSAGFDEDVDPFFTVEVSCQVRGLAMLGLDVPTTLKASFSSPLDPYRRSA
- a CDS encoding TadE/TadG family type IV pilus assembly protein, with translation MSPAVRAWAAARREALDDRGSGAGAVIVFALVFLALAAFVIDGGLSISQRERAADIAEQAARYAAQDLDTEGLYEGAKGAPINFENCGARVQAFVQEAGLSGADAAATHCVTANAQQVEVEVRMTYSPVFTGMFYGGDITVTGRAVAENEVG